One Serpentinicella alkaliphila DNA segment encodes these proteins:
- a CDS encoding Mini-ribonuclease 3, with the protein MTDILHSFLCNGKPKTEAEVKMMAPLVLAYMGDAIYEVFIRSYLVSKRNVSVNELHKEATSYVKAKSQAEVVHALENQLSEDEWAVIKKGRNQKSSTVPKNAVLSDYKYATGFETLVGYLFYTGKLDRLCEILNKSVQIINEKKIGTIP; encoded by the coding sequence ATGACAGATATTTTACATAGTTTTTTATGTAATGGAAAACCAAAAACGGAGGCAGAGGTTAAAATGATGGCCCCTTTGGTTTTAGCGTATATGGGTGATGCCATATATGAGGTGTTCATTCGAAGTTATTTAGTGTCAAAAAGAAATGTTTCTGTTAATGAGCTTCACAAAGAGGCCACCTCTTATGTAAAAGCGAAATCTCAGGCAGAGGTGGTACATGCTTTAGAGAATCAACTAAGTGAGGATGAGTGGGCTGTAATTAAAAAGGGTAGAAATCAGAAGAGCTCAACTGTGCCCAAAAACGCTGTCCTAAGTGATTATAAATATGCTACGGGATTTGAAACACTAGTAGGTTACTTGTTTTATACAGGTAAGTTAGATCGGCTATGTGAAATTTTAAATAAATCTGTTCAAATAATAAACGAAAAGAAAATAGGTACAATTCCTTAG
- the cysE gene encoding serine O-acetyltransferase, translating into MRFVSVIKEDIRAIFERDPAAKNVVEVLLCYPGLHAIIMHRISHGLYRRGLVILPRIISNISRFLTGIEIHPGAKIGRKAFIDHGTGVVIGETSEVGNNVTIYQGATLGGTGKDKGKRHPTIGDNVVISAGAKVLGPFTVGENSRIGAGSVVLKEVPPNCTVVGVPGRIVVKDNIKLVADEIDLEHGKLPDPISDELTLLRNKIIELENKLQEIERS; encoded by the coding sequence ATGAGATTTGTTAGTGTTATTAAAGAAGATATTAGAGCTATATTTGAAAGAGACCCAGCTGCAAAAAATGTAGTAGAGGTATTACTTTGTTATCCAGGTTTACATGCAATAATAATGCATAGAATATCCCACGGTTTATACAGAAGAGGTTTGGTTATCCTTCCGAGGATAATTTCAAATATATCTAGATTTTTAACAGGTATTGAAATTCATCCCGGAGCTAAAATAGGTAGAAAAGCATTTATTGATCATGGGACCGGAGTAGTTATTGGTGAAACATCAGAGGTTGGAAATAATGTTACAATATACCAAGGGGCAACTTTAGGAGGGACTGGTAAAGATAAGGGGAAAAGACATCCTACCATTGGAGATAATGTTGTAATTTCTGCTGGAGCTAAAGTTTTAGGTCCCTTTACTGTAGGAGAAAACTCTCGTATAGGTGCAGGATCAGTTGTGCTTAAAGAGGTTCCGCCAAATTGTACTGTTGTTGGAGTTCCTGGACGAATTGTTGTAAAAGATAATATAAAACTAGTAGCTGACGAAATTGATTTAGAACATGGTAAATTGCCTGATCCAATATCAGATGAATTAACACTACTAAGAAATAAAATTATTGAATTAGAAAACAAGTTACAAGAAATTGAAAGGAGTTAA
- the ispF gene encoding 2-C-methyl-D-erythritol 2,4-cyclodiphosphate synthase, translated as MRVGIGYDVHKLVDGRKLIIGGITIPFEKGLLGHSDADVLVHAIMDAMLGAAALGDIGKHFPDTDMEYKGVDSMELLKEVNEKILNKGYKVNNIDAVIIAQKPKMAPYIEQMVERISEVIGIERQWINIKATTTEGLGFAGKGEGIAAQAIASILEYKL; from the coding sequence ATGCGAGTAGGGATAGGCTATGATGTACATAAATTAGTGGATGGAAGAAAACTTATTATTGGTGGAATAACTATTCCGTTTGAGAAGGGGTTACTAGGTCATTCTGACGCTGATGTACTTGTGCATGCAATAATGGATGCTATGCTTGGGGCAGCAGCTTTGGGTGATATTGGAAAGCATTTTCCTGATACGGATATGGAGTATAAAGGCGTGGATAGTATGGAACTCTTAAAGGAAGTTAATGAAAAAATCCTAAATAAAGGTTATAAAGTGAATAATATTGATGCGGTAATTATTGCTCAAAAACCTAAAATGGCTCCATATATTGAACAGATGGTAGAGAGAATAAGTGAAGTTATAGGGATTGAAAGGCAATGGATTAACATTAAAGCTACTACAACCGAAGGCCTAGGTTTCGCTGGTAAAGGGGAAGGTATAGCTGCACAGGCTATTGCTAGCATATTGGAGTATAAATTATAA
- the cysS gene encoding cysteine--tRNA ligase: protein MRLYNTLTRKKEEFIPIEPGKIKMYACGPTVYNYFHIGNARTFLTFDAMRRYFEYRGYDVTFIQNFTDIDDKIIKKAIEENITPDEVSEKYILAYFEDADSLGIKRADMHPRVTKNLPEIIHFVEELISKEYAYVVEGDVYFDVSKFKEYGKLSKQSLEDLMSGARVEVNEQKRNSLDFALWKSAKPNEPSWESPWGNGRPGWHIECSAMSQKYLGETIDIHGGGGDLIFPHHENEIAQSEACSGTTFANFWLHVGYLNIDNKKMSKSLNNFFTLREIREEFDLESLRLFMLSAHYRNPINFSRELLESSQNALQRLYNAKNNLEYLFDVTENRNLTEEENLKLDNIKKFKDRFVEAVDDDFNTADGVAVIFDLVREINTGIAENSPKEIVEVSLSILRELAGVLGLLQKTEDTLEDKVEELIRQRQEARKNKNYALADEIRDKLKDMGIVLEDTPSGVKWKRVILETKN from the coding sequence ATGAGATTATATAACACTCTAACGAGAAAAAAGGAAGAATTTATTCCTATAGAACCTGGAAAAATAAAGATGTATGCTTGTGGTCCTACGGTATACAATTATTTTCATATTGGAAATGCTAGGACGTTTTTGACATTTGATGCTATGAGAAGGTATTTTGAATATAGAGGTTACGATGTAACCTTCATACAAAACTTTACAGATATTGATGACAAAATAATTAAAAAAGCAATTGAAGAAAATATAACACCGGATGAGGTAAGCGAAAAATATATTCTGGCCTATTTCGAAGATGCGGATAGTCTAGGTATTAAAAGAGCAGATATGCATCCTAGAGTAACGAAAAATTTACCAGAAATAATTCATTTTGTAGAAGAACTAATTAGTAAAGAATATGCATATGTAGTGGAAGGTGATGTATATTTTGACGTATCAAAATTTAAAGAATATGGAAAGCTTTCGAAGCAAAGCTTAGAGGATTTAATGTCAGGTGCGAGGGTAGAAGTAAATGAACAAAAAAGAAATTCACTGGATTTTGCCCTGTGGAAATCAGCTAAACCAAATGAACCAAGTTGGGAAAGTCCGTGGGGTAACGGAAGACCTGGTTGGCATATCGAATGTTCTGCTATGTCACAGAAATACCTAGGTGAAACTATTGATATACATGGTGGTGGTGGGGATTTGATTTTCCCTCACCATGAAAATGAAATTGCACAAAGTGAGGCTTGTTCTGGAACGACTTTTGCAAATTTTTGGCTACATGTTGGTTACTTAAATATTGATAATAAAAAGATGTCTAAATCCTTAAACAATTTCTTTACCTTAAGGGAAATAAGAGAAGAATTTGATTTGGAAAGTTTAAGATTATTTATGCTTTCTGCCCATTATAGAAATCCAATTAACTTTAGTAGAGAGCTTCTTGAATCCTCACAAAATGCACTTCAACGTTTATATAATGCTAAAAATAATTTGGAGTATTTATTTGATGTGACGGAGAATAGAAATTTAACAGAAGAAGAAAATCTAAAATTAGATAATATTAAAAAGTTCAAAGATAGATTTGTAGAAGCAGTAGATGATGATTTTAATACAGCTGATGGGGTTGCTGTAATATTTGATTTAGTAAGAGAAATAAATACAGGTATTGCAGAAAATTCACCAAAGGAAATAGTTGAAGTGTCATTAAGTATTTTAAGGGAATTAGCAGGGGTACTAGGTCTACTGCAAAAAACAGAAGATACTTTAGAGGATAAGGTTGAAGAATTAATAAGACAAAGACAGGAAGCTAGAAAAAACAAAAATTATGCCCTAGCAGACGAAATAAGAGATAAGTTAAAAGATATGGGAATAGTATTAGAAGATACTCCTTCAGGTGTTAAATGGAAAAGGGTTATACTAGAGACTAAAAATTAA
- a CDS encoding MaoC family dehydratase, with the protein MKGITIDQMKIGDQGSFEKTVTETDVYLFAGITGDLNPAHCNERVMADSPFGGRIAHGMLSAGFISCVLGMHFPGPGTIYLGQELKFLAPVKIGDTIKATVEVVEMNVEKNRIVCRTWCENQNGKVVIDGKATVMPPK; encoded by the coding sequence GTGAAAGGTATTACTATAGACCAAATGAAAATTGGAGATCAAGGTTCCTTTGAAAAAACAGTTACAGAAACAGATGTATATTTATTTGCTGGAATTACTGGAGACTTAAATCCTGCCCATTGTAATGAAAGAGTAATGGCGGATAGTCCGTTTGGTGGAAGAATAGCACATGGAATGCTTTCTGCTGGATTTATTTCTTGTGTGCTTGGTATGCACTTCCCAGGACCAGGTACAATCTATTTAGGCCAGGAGTTGAAATTCTTAGCTCCAGTTAAAATTGGTGATACGATTAAGGCTACGGTAGAAGTTGTTGAAATGAATGTAGAAAAGAATCGTATAGTTTGTAGAACATGGTGTGAAAACCAAAATGGTAAAGTAGTTATAGATGGCAAAGCTACTGTAATGCCACCAAAATAA
- a CDS encoding PIN/TRAM domain-containing protein, which produces MINRIVRGVLALLSALSGGLGYIYVINNVLGRPDNGMTFIFGIILSSLISGLLLFILAPWLIKKGKDTASWIENELANVPIVNVILGSLGLIVGLIIAYLISNLVTIIPIPIVGTIISTVVYIFMGYLGVNIATRKTEELANFQNFLKKFPREKEKDTKKGIYEASPKILDTSVIIDGRIADICKTGFIEGPLIIPEFVLKELQHIADSSLAIKRNRGRRGLDILNKIQKELDIDVKINTLDFPDIAEVDSKLLKLAQTINGKVVTNDYNLNKVAELQGVFVLNINELANAIKPVVLPGEEMLVQVIKDGKESGQGLAYLDDGTMIVVESGKKYIGQNIDVLVTSVLQTAAGRMIFAKPKSLVDKTA; this is translated from the coding sequence ATGATTAACAGAATTGTTAGAGGTGTACTGGCGCTGTTAAGTGCATTAAGTGGTGGTTTAGGCTATATATACGTTATAAATAACGTGTTAGGAAGGCCTGATAATGGAATGACTTTTATATTTGGAATTATTTTATCTTCATTAATAAGTGGTTTGTTATTATTTATTCTTGCACCATGGCTTATCAAAAAGGGAAAGGATACTGCTAGTTGGATAGAAAATGAGTTAGCTAACGTCCCGATAGTAAACGTTATTCTTGGCTCATTAGGACTTATAGTTGGTCTTATTATTGCATATTTAATTAGTAATTTAGTAACAATCATTCCAATTCCAATAGTTGGAACTATTATTTCTACAGTAGTATATATTTTTATGGGGTACTTAGGTGTTAATATAGCTACTAGAAAAACCGAAGAGTTGGCTAATTTTCAAAATTTCTTAAAAAAGTTTCCTAGAGAAAAAGAAAAAGATACTAAAAAAGGTATTTATGAAGCTTCACCGAAAATATTGGATACAAGTGTTATTATTGATGGTAGAATAGCAGATATTTGTAAAACTGGTTTTATTGAAGGTCCCCTTATAATTCCTGAGTTTGTTTTAAAAGAGCTTCAGCATATTGCAGATTCATCCTTAGCAATTAAAAGAAATCGTGGAAGACGTGGATTAGATATTTTAAATAAAATCCAAAAAGAATTAGATATAGATGTTAAAATTAATACATTAGATTTTCCAGATATTGCAGAGGTGGACTCTAAGCTATTAAAACTAGCTCAAACTATAAACGGTAAAGTAGTAACAAATGATTATAACCTAAATAAAGTTGCTGAATTGCAAGGGGTTTTTGTTTTAAATATTAATGAGTTAGCAAATGCGATTAAGCCTGTTGTATTACCAGGAGAAGAAATGCTTGTTCAAGTGATAAAGGATGGAAAAGAGTCAGGTCAAGGGCTTGCATATTTAGATGATGGTACTATGATAGTAGTTGAAAGTGGTAAGAAATATATTGGTCAAAACATTGATGTTTTAGTAACTAGTGTACTACAAACAGCAGCAGGTAGAATGATTTTTGCAAAACCAAAATCACTAGTTGATAAAACCGCTTAA
- the gltX gene encoding glutamate--tRNA ligase, with product MSVRVRFAPSPTGFVHIGSLRTALYNYLYAKKNGGKYILRVEDTDQNRYVEGAIENMLGAMSWAKVEHDEGVVISEDGHLVQRGDFGPYIQSERLSIYKEYIEKLIEKRHAYYCFCSKERIDQVREEQKSQGLTQRYDGFCRSLSKEEVQAKIGNGESYVVRLKLPENKDIAFDDVIRGNVVVNTSDMDDQVLIKSDGFPTYHFAVVVDDHLMGITHVIRGEEWLISTPKHVYTFEAFGWEAPKYAHLPNILNSDKKKLSKRQGDVAVEDFMQKGYLPEALVNYIALLGWSPEDNQEIFSLEELEQKFSLDRVSKAGGVFDINKLNWVNSHYIKEKPLEKITDLSIPYLVKSGYVKEEEIESKYDWIKDIVSVLRVNLNNLSEISEKVDLFFNAEFQLEDAEAVQVLEDEQVPQLISVFINKIEKLDIIDEDSVKSLLKEIQKETGLKGPKLFKPIRVAVTGKAHGPDLPLVMKILGKQNILSRINYVLNNLIS from the coding sequence ATGTCGGTAAGAGTAAGATTTGCACCAAGTCCTACGGGATTTGTGCATATAGGAAGCTTAAGAACAGCCTTATATAATTATTTATATGCTAAAAAAAATGGTGGTAAATATATTTTAAGAGTAGAGGATACGGACCAAAACAGATATGTTGAAGGTGCCATTGAAAATATGTTAGGAGCAATGTCCTGGGCAAAGGTAGAGCATGATGAAGGAGTTGTAATTTCTGAAGATGGACACCTAGTTCAACGTGGGGATTTTGGGCCATATATTCAATCGGAAAGATTATCGATTTATAAGGAATATATAGAAAAACTTATTGAAAAACGTCATGCATATTACTGTTTCTGCTCAAAAGAAAGAATAGATCAGGTAAGAGAAGAACAAAAATCTCAGGGCCTTACACAACGTTACGATGGCTTCTGTAGAAGTCTATCGAAGGAAGAGGTTCAGGCTAAAATAGGTAATGGCGAATCTTATGTTGTGAGACTAAAATTACCAGAAAATAAAGATATTGCCTTTGATGATGTAATTAGAGGTAATGTTGTTGTAAATACAAGTGATATGGACGATCAAGTATTAATTAAATCCGACGGATTCCCTACATATCATTTTGCTGTGGTGGTAGACGATCATTTAATGGGAATTACCCACGTAATTAGAGGTGAGGAATGGCTCATTTCTACTCCAAAACACGTATATACCTTTGAAGCCTTTGGCTGGGAAGCCCCAAAATATGCTCACTTACCAAATATATTAAATTCGGATAAAAAGAAATTAAGTAAAAGACAAGGTGATGTGGCTGTAGAGGATTTTATGCAGAAGGGCTACTTACCTGAAGCCCTAGTAAACTATATAGCTCTCCTAGGCTGGAGTCCGGAGGATAATCAGGAAATATTTAGTTTAGAGGAATTAGAACAAAAATTCTCATTAGATAGAGTTTCAAAAGCTGGTGGAGTTTTTGATATTAATAAATTAAATTGGGTAAACTCTCATTACATTAAAGAAAAACCCCTTGAGAAAATAACTGATTTATCTATACCATATCTTGTTAAATCAGGGTATGTAAAAGAAGAGGAAATTGAGTCAAAATATGATTGGATTAAAGATATTGTTTCTGTTTTAAGGGTAAACTTAAATAATTTAAGCGAGATATCAGAAAAGGTTGACTTGTTTTTTAATGCAGAGTTTCAACTAGAGGATGCGGAGGCTGTACAGGTTTTAGAGGATGAGCAAGTACCTCAATTAATAAGTGTTTTTATAAATAAGATTGAAAAACTTGACATTATTGATGAAGACAGTGTAAAATCCTTATTAAAGGAAATTCAGAAGGAAACAGGACTTAAAGGACCAAAACTATTCAAACCAATTAGGGTTGCGGTGACGGGCAAAGCCCATGGTCCAGATTTACCATTAGTTATGAAAATTTTAGGTAAACAAAACATACTTTCCCGCATAAACTATGTATTGAATAATTTAATATCATAA
- a CDS encoding CarD family transcriptional regulator, with protein sequence MFNIGDKIAYPVHGAGIIEAIEEREILGESKKYYVMKMPLSNMKVMIPLDNMGDVGVRPVITQKEVDDIFAILSADETKMPKNWNRRYRANMDRIKSGNIYEVAEVVRNLTLRDREKALSTGEKKILNNARQILLSEIILVTNIDEEKAMNLIEEAVK encoded by the coding sequence ATGTTCAATATCGGAGATAAAATTGCTTATCCAGTTCATGGGGCGGGTATAATAGAAGCAATAGAAGAAAGAGAAATTCTTGGTGAGTCAAAAAAATATTATGTTATGAAGATGCCCTTGAGTAATATGAAAGTTATGATTCCTCTTGATAATATGGGAGACGTAGGAGTAAGACCTGTTATAACACAAAAAGAAGTAGACGATATTTTTGCCATATTGTCAGCAGATGAAACCAAAATGCCGAAAAATTGGAATAGAAGATATAGAGCAAACATGGATAGAATCAAAAGCGGAAATATTTATGAGGTGGCAGAGGTTGTAAGAAACTTAACTTTAAGAGACAGAGAAAAAGCATTATCAACTGGTGAAAAGAAAATTTTAAACAATGCTAGACAAATACTTTTAAGCGAGATTATACTTGTAACTAATATTGATGAAGAAAAGGCTATGAACTTAATTGAAGAAGCAGTAAAATAA
- the ispD gene encoding 2-C-methyl-D-erythritol 4-phosphate cytidylyltransferase encodes MKSDKVCAIIVAAGQGKRMNKGYNKQYILLGEKPILVHTLETISGNNNIDYIILVVPQDEIDYCKKEIIEKYNIQKVLLVVAGGEERQHSVYAGIKNIDPNTGIILIHDGARPFTSNEIINRSIREAINYGAIVVAVPVKDTIKVVNKELEVVNTPNRETLWSIQTPQVFSSKIIKQAYDEGIAQNFRATDDAMMVEAMGHKVKIVLGSYENIKITTPEDIILAEQILLRGEV; translated from the coding sequence ATGAAATCCGATAAAGTATGCGCAATTATTGTGGCAGCAGGCCAAGGAAAAAGAATGAATAAAGGATATAATAAGCAATATATTTTACTTGGAGAAAAACCTATTTTAGTACATACTTTAGAAACAATCTCGGGTAATAATAATATTGACTATATAATTTTAGTAGTTCCGCAGGACGAAATTGATTATTGTAAAAAAGAGATAATTGAAAAATATAATATACAAAAAGTTTTATTGGTTGTTGCCGGCGGTGAAGAAAGACAACATTCTGTATACGCGGGAATAAAAAATATAGATCCTAACACGGGAATTATTTTAATACACGATGGAGCTAGGCCATTTACAAGTAATGAAATAATAAATAGATCTATTAGAGAGGCAATAAATTACGGAGCTATAGTAGTAGCCGTACCTGTAAAAGATACTATTAAGGTTGTAAATAAAGAGTTAGAGGTGGTTAATACACCAAATAGAGAGACTTTGTGGTCTATTCAAACACCACAGGTTTTTAGTAGCAAAATTATAAAGCAGGCTTATGATGAAGGAATAGCTCAAAATTTTAGAGCTACTGATGATGCTATGATGGTAGAAGCTATGGGACATAAAGTTAAAATAGTTTTAGGGAGCTACGAAAATATTAAGATTACAACCCCTGAGGATATAATTTTAGCTGAACAAATTTTGTTAAGAGGTGAAGTATAA
- the proS gene encoding proline--tRNA ligase translates to MGKKEKQFVAEITPMEVDFAQWYTDVILKTDLVDYSPVKGFMVIKPYGYAIWENIQQYMDKRFKDTGHKNCYFPLLIPESLLQKEAEHVEGFAPEVAWVTHGGKEELAERLCVRPTSETIICEMYSRWLKSYRDLPFLYNQWCSVVRWEKSTRPFLRTSEFLWQEGHTLHETYDEAQEETLRMLEIYKQTAEELLAMPVVTGQKSEKEKFAGAYATYTMEALMHDGKALQAGTSHNLGQHFTTAFNITYLDRDGELKNPYHTSWGVSTRLIGGLIMVHGDNRGLVLPPRVAPTQVVIVPIAAHKGGVMERTMELFSELKNSYRVELDDRENYSPGWKFNEWEMKGVPIRVEIGPKDIENGQAILFRRDTLEKETVALEDLSGRVQTLLDEIHNNMLYKAKMMRDEKTYYVNNFEEMKELMKTKPGFVKAMWCQERECEDKIKEGTGITVRCLPFEQEKLGDTCAFCEKPAHKMAYFAKAY, encoded by the coding sequence ATGGGTAAAAAGGAAAAACAATTCGTAGCTGAAATTACTCCGATGGAGGTGGATTTCGCACAATGGTATACTGATGTTATATTAAAAACAGATTTAGTTGATTATTCACCTGTAAAAGGTTTTATGGTAATTAAACCATATGGTTATGCAATTTGGGAAAATATTCAACAATATATGGATAAAAGGTTTAAAGACACTGGTCATAAAAACTGTTATTTCCCACTATTAATACCTGAAAGCTTACTTCAAAAAGAGGCAGAGCACGTTGAAGGTTTTGCTCCAGAAGTTGCTTGGGTTACACATGGTGGTAAGGAAGAATTGGCAGAAAGACTTTGTGTTCGTCCGACCTCAGAAACAATAATATGTGAAATGTATTCAAGATGGTTAAAATCATATCGTGATCTACCTTTCCTATATAATCAATGGTGTAGTGTTGTTAGATGGGAGAAAAGTACAAGACCATTTTTAAGAACTTCTGAGTTTTTATGGCAAGAGGGACATACTTTACATGAAACATACGATGAGGCACAAGAAGAAACTTTAAGAATGCTTGAAATTTACAAGCAAACTGCTGAAGAGCTTTTAGCTATGCCTGTTGTTACTGGCCAAAAAAGCGAAAAAGAAAAATTTGCAGGGGCTTATGCAACATATACAATGGAAGCACTAATGCATGATGGTAAAGCACTTCAAGCTGGGACTTCTCATAACTTAGGACAACATTTTACAACTGCATTTAATATTACTTATTTAGATAGAGACGGGGAGCTAAAAAATCCATATCATACTTCTTGGGGCGTGTCTACACGTCTAATTGGAGGACTAATAATGGTTCACGGGGATAATAGGGGGTTAGTTTTACCACCTAGAGTAGCTCCGACTCAAGTTGTGATTGTTCCAATAGCAGCACATAAAGGTGGGGTTATGGAGAGAACAATGGAGCTATTTAGTGAGTTGAAAAATTCATATAGAGTTGAACTAGATGATAGAGAAAACTATTCTCCAGGCTGGAAGTTTAATGAGTGGGAGATGAAAGGTGTACCTATTAGAGTTGAAATTGGACCTAAGGATATTGAAAATGGTCAAGCCATCCTATTTAGAAGAGATACATTAGAAAAGGAAACCGTAGCTTTAGAGGACTTAAGTGGGAGAGTACAAACTTTACTAGATGAAATTCACAACAATATGTTATATAAGGCAAAAATGATGAGAGATGAAAAAACATATTATGTGAATAATTTTGAAGAGATGAAGGAATTAATGAAAACTAAACCAGGTTTTGTTAAAGCTATGTGGTGTCAAGAAAGAGAGTGCGAGGACAAAATTAAAGAGGGCACTGGTATAACTGTTAGATGTCTACCATTTGAACAGGAGAAGCTAGGGGATACTTGTGCATTCTGCGAAAAGCCTGCACATAAAATGGCATATTTTGCAAAGGCATATTAG
- a CDS encoding FAD-dependent thymidylate synthase, which yields MRITNFESTGLDKIESWLEKNNINSIDEATLKEVLKVVNIAFVAEKIDRVQSTLLCELKDSYVQQSQRYVTMDDNSYSLPLLSTEDNNKAIQLTKKAFALYERMSQLNDGQFIGRPKVENYKYGIPIEDARYILPLSTLTNLSIAMTGNKLFNLYSLFNNSKYIGIFKDMESQLSRNLPKKLVELLTNFDIHSGTKSDLVESLYDEEFGKLSNTDNMILFSTFKDLDLKVGLGALTSTLKETPSERLEDWGNLASEKAKAVANRVLGYGHDSIAEQARTVFGMMCSMVTYHQQIRHRLSENVREDLLNLILDKERQVIVPLSIENSVFYEEYLEVVQAIKEFRIYVLEKYDNAKALPFLLNCDAVKLIISTNARVDRTMLSERICKNSQWEIRELAIKKLSELKSMSEVLYEKALPSCVYGKCKEGKMTCGKQLEMQQQFASKVSVKS from the coding sequence ATGAGAATAACAAATTTTGAAAGTACAGGATTGGATAAGATAGAATCATGGCTTGAAAAAAATAACATTAATAGTATAGATGAAGCTACGTTAAAAGAAGTATTAAAAGTTGTAAATATTGCATTTGTTGCAGAAAAAATTGACAGGGTACAAAGTACATTACTATGTGAACTAAAGGACTCATATGTGCAGCAAAGCCAGAGGTATGTTACTATGGACGATAACTCTTATAGTTTACCCTTATTATCAACAGAGGATAATAATAAAGCTATTCAATTAACAAAAAAAGCCTTTGCATTATATGAAAGGATGTCCCAGTTAAATGATGGACAATTCATAGGTAGGCCTAAAGTAGAAAATTATAAGTATGGTATCCCTATTGAAGATGCACGATATATTCTACCTTTAAGTACTCTAACAAATTTATCGATTGCTATGACCGGTAATAAGTTATTTAATCTATATTCTTTGTTTAATAATAGTAAATACATAGGGATATTTAAGGATATGGAAAGTCAATTAAGCAGAAATTTACCCAAAAAACTAGTGGAATTATTAACCAATTTTGATATACATAGTGGAACAAAAAGCGATCTTGTAGAATCTTTATATGATGAAGAGTTTGGAAAATTAAGTAATACTGACAATATGATATTATTTAGTACTTTTAAAGATCTGGATTTAAAGGTGGGCTTAGGTGCTCTTACGAGTACGTTGAAAGAAACGCCTTCGGAGCGCCTTGAGGATTGGGGTAATTTAGCCTCTGAAAAGGCAAAAGCCGTGGCAAATAGGGTTTTAGGGTACGGACACGATAGTATTGCTGAGCAGGCAAGGACGGTATTTGGAATGATGTGTAGTATGGTGACTTATCATCAGCAAATTAGACATAGACTTTCTGAAAATGTTAGGGAAGATTTATTAAATCTAATATTAGATAAGGAAAGACAGGTTATTGTCCCCCTAAGCATTGAAAATTCAGTGTTCTATGAAGAGTATTTGGAAGTTGTACAAGCTATAAAGGAATTTAGAATTTATGTTTTAGAAAAATATGATAATGCAAAGGCCCTACCATTTTTACTAAATTGTGATGCTGTTAAATTAATTATATCTACAAATGCCAGAGTAGATCGTACAATGCTATCTGAGCGCATTTGTAAAAATTCACAATGGGAAATTAGGGAATTAGCTATTAAGAAGCTAAGTGAATTAAAAAGTATGTCTGAGGTACTTTATGAAAAGGCCTTACCTTCTTGCGTCTATGGAAAGTGCAAAGAGGGTAAAATGACCTGTGGCAAGCAACTTGAAATGCAACAACAGTTTGCATCTAAGGTATCTGTTAAGTCATAA